Proteins from a genomic interval of Candidatus Caccoplasma merdavium:
- a CDS encoding efflux RND transporter periplasmic adaptor subunit, translated as MNKRLRTGLITLIIAGLAGFGVYKFYPLGSQEKESDTPISKPSRKSLNVTAYVIKPETLSEERNVTGDLLPDEEVNLSFETSGKITSINFKEGSFVNKGDLLAKVNDAPLQAQLRKLEVQLQLAEDRVYRQNALLEREAVSKEAYEQVQTDLATLQAEIDIVKANIALTELKAPFDGIIGLRQVSEGAYATPSTPIATLTKISPLKIEFSIPEKYAGLIKNGTSFEFTVDGFMQPFKAHVYASDSRLDSETHTFTMRATYPNSNGMLYPGRFVHIKLKTQEVKQAIAIPSDAIVPEMGIDKVFLYKSGKAQPVEIEKGLRTEAKVQVLRGLNIGDTIITSGTLQLRTGLNVTLQNIE; from the coding sequence ATGAATAAAAGATTACGGACAGGCCTCATCACACTCATCATAGCCGGCCTCGCAGGATTTGGAGTTTACAAGTTTTATCCGTTAGGCAGCCAGGAAAAGGAGAGCGACACTCCCATATCGAAACCCTCCCGAAAAAGCCTCAACGTCACGGCATACGTCATCAAGCCCGAGACCCTGAGCGAGGAGAGGAATGTCACCGGCGACCTGCTGCCCGACGAAGAGGTAAACCTCTCTTTCGAGACATCAGGCAAAATCACCTCCATCAATTTCAAAGAAGGTTCGTTTGTGAACAAAGGCGACTTGTTGGCCAAGGTGAATGACGCACCGCTGCAAGCCCAGTTGCGCAAACTCGAAGTGCAACTGCAACTGGCCGAAGACCGGGTGTACCGGCAAAACGCCCTTCTCGAAAGAGAGGCCGTGAGTAAAGAAGCCTATGAACAGGTGCAAACCGACCTGGCCACCCTGCAAGCCGAAATCGACATCGTAAAGGCCAACATCGCACTGACCGAGCTGAAAGCGCCGTTCGACGGCATCATCGGTCTGCGTCAAGTGAGCGAAGGAGCTTATGCCACCCCGTCCACCCCCATCGCCACCCTCACCAAAATCAGCCCGCTGAAAATCGAATTCTCGATACCCGAGAAATATGCCGGACTCATCAAGAACGGCACCAGTTTTGAATTTACCGTCGACGGATTCATGCAACCCTTCAAGGCGCATGTATATGCCTCCGACTCACGCCTCGACTCCGAAACCCACACCTTTACCATGCGTGCCACCTACCCCAACAGCAACGGCATGCTCTACCCGGGACGTTTCGTCCACATCAAGCTGAAAACACAAGAGGTAAAACAGGCCATTGCCATACCTTCCGATGCCATCGTTCCCGAAATGGGTATCGACAAAGTGTTCCTTTACAAATCGGGAAAAGCCCAACCGGTTGAAATCGAAAAAGGATTGCGTACCGAAGCCAAAGTGCAAGTTCTCCGGGGCCTCAACATAGGCGATACCATTATCACCTCGGGCACGCTGCAACTGCGTACGGGCCTTAACGTCACCTTGCAAAACATCGAATAA
- a CDS encoding AraC family transcriptional regulator, with protein sequence MSEIEKINHVFEYNDLMGVETLNPLVSVVDWSKCEPMFSSRLSYGFYAVFLKDIKCGDMRYGRHYYDYQEGTLVFLAPGQVYGIENHDTKVQPKGWALVFHPDLIRGTSLGRHIDDYTFFSYEVNEALHISEQERGVVMECLHNIAAELQHAIDKHSRMLIVSNIELLLNYCMRFYDRQFITRSNENKDVIVKFERLLRDYFRSGEPAESGLPSVKYFADKLFLSANYFGDLVKKETGRSAQEYIQQLLIATAKERLCDPSQSVSEIAYSLGFQYPQHFSRMFKKSVGLTPNEYRQHN encoded by the coding sequence ATGAGCGAAATCGAGAAAATCAACCATGTTTTTGAATACAACGACCTCATGGGGGTCGAAACGCTCAACCCCTTGGTGAGTGTCGTCGACTGGTCGAAATGCGAGCCGATGTTTTCGTCGCGCCTTTCTTATGGATTCTATGCCGTTTTTCTCAAAGATATCAAGTGCGGCGACATGCGCTATGGCCGCCATTATTACGATTATCAAGAGGGCACGCTCGTGTTCTTGGCTCCGGGTCAGGTCTATGGCATTGAGAACCATGATACGAAGGTGCAACCCAAAGGGTGGGCTTTGGTGTTTCACCCCGACCTCATCAGGGGCACTTCGTTGGGACGGCACATCGACGATTACACCTTTTTCTCTTATGAGGTGAATGAAGCCCTGCACATCTCCGAGCAGGAACGCGGCGTCGTCATGGAGTGCTTGCACAACATCGCGGCCGAGTTGCAACATGCCATCGACAAACACAGCCGCATGCTCATTGTCTCCAACATCGAGTTGTTGCTCAACTACTGCATGCGTTTTTATGACCGGCAATTTATTACCCGCAGCAATGAAAACAAAGATGTCATTGTCAAGTTCGAACGTTTGTTGCGCGATTATTTCCGCTCGGGAGAACCGGCCGAGTCGGGATTGCCCTCGGTGAAATATTTTGCCGACAAACTTTTCCTCTCGGCCAATTATTTCGGCGATTTGGTCAAGAAGGAGACGGGTCGGTCGGCGCAAGAGTATATACAGCAACTGCTCATAGCGACGGCCAAGGAGCGTCTTTGCGACCCCTCGCAGAGTGTGAGCGAGATTGCATACAGCCTGGGATTTCAGTATCCGCAGCATTTCAGCCGCATGTTCAAGAAGAGCGTGGGTCTCACGCCCAACGAATATCGGCAACACAATTAG
- a CDS encoding glycoside hydrolase family 43 protein, whose translation MKTRSFLTFLLACCLLVPTAEAKKRVKIPTEKEMAAYLLVYFKDDTHSLHMALSADGYSFTDVNNGQPVVAGDTIAEQHGIRDPHIMRGPDGAFYLAMTDLHIYAQEAGYRTTQWERDGKTYGWGNNRSMVLMRSTDLIHWTHSCFRLDTAFPGYEDIGCAWAPQTIYDPEEGKLMIYFTMRHRNERCELYYAYTDDAFTRLITEPKRLFNYPKEFSYIDGDITKVGDKYHLYYVAQEGCAGIRHAVSDSIHSGYVYEEGWYDSEPRGCEAPNVWKRIGEDRWVLMYDIYSLKPHNFGFRETSDFKTFTDLGHFNKGVMKATNFSIPKHGAVIHLTAKEARRLARHWGCDMKFR comes from the coding sequence ATGAAAACACGCTCCTTCCTTACTTTTCTGTTGGCATGTTGCCTGCTTGTACCCACAGCCGAAGCCAAGAAAAGAGTCAAGATTCCCACTGAGAAAGAGATGGCCGCCTACCTGCTGGTCTATTTCAAGGACGACACGCACAGCCTCCACATGGCATTGAGCGCCGACGGCTACTCGTTTACCGATGTCAACAACGGGCAGCCCGTCGTTGCGGGCGATACCATCGCCGAGCAACACGGCATACGCGACCCGCACATCATGCGCGGACCCGACGGAGCCTTCTACCTGGCCATGACCGACCTCCACATCTATGCACAAGAGGCCGGATACCGCACCACCCAATGGGAACGCGACGGCAAGACCTACGGCTGGGGCAACAACCGTTCGATGGTATTGATGCGTTCGACCGACCTCATACATTGGACACACTCCTGTTTCAGGCTCGACACCGCATTTCCCGGCTATGAAGACATAGGTTGCGCCTGGGCTCCCCAAACCATCTACGACCCCGAAGAGGGCAAGCTGATGATATACTTCACCATGCGTCACCGCAACGAGCGCTGTGAACTCTACTACGCCTACACCGACGATGCTTTCACCCGCCTGATTACCGAGCCGAAACGGCTCTTCAACTACCCCAAGGAATTTTCCTACATCGACGGTGACATCACAAAAGTCGGAGACAAATACCATCTCTATTATGTGGCCCAGGAAGGGTGCGCAGGAATCCGTCATGCGGTCTCCGACTCGATACACAGCGGGTATGTCTACGAAGAGGGTTGGTACGACTCCGAGCCGAGAGGTTGTGAAGCGCCCAATGTCTGGAAACGCATCGGAGAAGACCGCTGGGTGCTGATGTATGACATATACAGCCTCAAACCCCACAACTTCGGATTCAGGGAAACAAGTGACTTCAAGACCTTCACCGACTTGGGTCATTTCAACAAGGGGGTAATGAAAGCGACCAACTTCTCGATACCCAAACACGGAGCGGTCATTCACCTCACCGCCAAGGAGGCTCGACGGCTGGCCCGTCACTGGGGGTGCGACATGAAATTCCGATGA
- a CDS encoding N-acetyltransferase, which yields MELLIAHRPETCRFETVVDGLIAYVEYRREDNVLDVIHTIVPSALEGRGIASRLVGAAYDYAREEGLTFKATCSYAIAWLQRKKNSGQ from the coding sequence ATGGAACTACTTATCGCACACCGACCCGAAACCTGCCGCTTTGAGACCGTGGTCGACGGACTCATCGCCTATGTCGAATACCGCCGCGAGGACAATGTCCTCGACGTCATACACACCATCGTCCCGTCGGCACTCGAAGGGCGGGGCATCGCCTCGCGACTCGTGGGGGCAGCCTACGACTACGCCCGTGAAGAAGGGCTCACATTCAAGGCTACCTGCTCATACGCCATCGCGTGGCTGCAACGCAAAAAAAATTCAGGACAATAA
- a CDS encoding NCS2 family permease encodes MWKKWVGFDPATMKIRTEIMAGITSFLAMSYILAVNPAILSETGMDKGALFTTTACAAVIGTMCMALWAKMPFALAPGMGLNAFFTYTVCLQMGNSWQFALTAVFIEGIIFIILTLTKLRQAIVNAIPPTLRQAIGVGIGLFIAFIGLINCRIVVPHETTIVTIGHLTGGDALLGLIGLTITSILAIKKVQGGLLIGILLTTLIGIPMGITHYNGIINLPPSIEPIFMQFEFSEIFTLKMVIVVFTFLFIDMFDTLGTIIGVFNRAGMTVNGRIPRLKEAFMSDAIGTTCGAMLGTSTVTVFVESASGISQGGRSGLTAFTTATCFALALLFSPFFLSIPAPATGAVLILVGLSMASSMTSIDFSDLSEAIPAFICILIIPFAYSISEGIILSMISYVVINLLSGKRHKISVPMYILTAILLLKFAL; translated from the coding sequence ATGTGGAAAAAATGGGTGGGGTTCGACCCCGCAACAATGAAAATTCGCACCGAGATAATGGCCGGCATTACCTCGTTTCTTGCCATGTCGTATATCTTGGCTGTCAATCCGGCAATACTCTCGGAGACAGGAATGGACAAGGGAGCCTTGTTCACCACCACGGCCTGCGCGGCCGTCATAGGCACGATGTGCATGGCCCTGTGGGCCAAAATGCCGTTTGCCCTGGCACCGGGCATGGGGCTGAACGCTTTCTTTACCTACACCGTATGCCTGCAAATGGGTAACTCCTGGCAATTTGCCCTCACGGCGGTATTTATCGAAGGCATCATCTTCATCATACTCACCCTCACCAAGTTGAGGCAAGCCATCGTCAATGCCATACCTCCTACCCTGCGACAAGCCATCGGGGTGGGCATCGGGTTGTTCATCGCATTTATAGGGCTCATCAACTGCCGCATCGTCGTTCCCCACGAAACCACCATCGTCACCATCGGGCATCTGACCGGCGGCGATGCCTTACTGGGACTGATAGGTCTCACCATCACCTCCATACTGGCCATAAAAAAAGTGCAGGGCGGGTTGCTCATCGGCATTCTCCTCACAACGCTCATCGGCATTCCGATGGGAATCACCCACTACAACGGCATCATCAACCTGCCGCCATCGATAGAGCCCATCTTCATGCAGTTTGAATTTTCGGAGATATTCACCCTGAAAATGGTCATTGTGGTCTTCACCTTCCTGTTCATCGACATGTTCGACACCCTCGGTACCATCATCGGGGTCTTCAACAGAGCCGGCATGACGGTCAACGGACGCATTCCCCGGTTGAAAGAGGCATTCATGTCCGATGCCATAGGCACCACCTGCGGCGCCATGCTGGGCACCAGCACGGTAACGGTATTTGTCGAGAGCGCCAGCGGCATCTCCCAGGGCGGACGCTCGGGACTGACGGCATTCACGACGGCAACCTGCTTTGCCTTGGCCCTGCTGTTCTCCCCCTTCTTCCTGTCCATACCGGCTCCGGCCACCGGTGCCGTGCTTATCCTGGTGGGGTTGTCCATGGCGTCGTCGATGACCAGCATCGACTTCTCAGACCTGAGCGAAGCGATTCCCGCCTTCATCTGCATTCTCATCATTCCGTTTGCATACAGCATCTCCGAAGGAATCATTCTGAGCATGATAAGTTATGTGGTCATAAACCTGCTCAGCGGGAAACGGCATAAAATTTCGGTACCAATGTATATCCTGACCGCCATACTGCTATTGAAATTTGCTCTTTAA
- a CDS encoding SPOR domain-containing protein, whose protein sequence is MKKTIFLGFIAVAMMIGASSCKSKESAYKAAYMKAQEKEAVEEVPVENEVVTTQAPVKERVSNERISVVDDDANMLKLYNVVVGSFSVRTNASSLKERLKEDGYGAFLARNNQMMYRVIAGSFDTRKEAEELRDAIKLKYSPEFNDAWLLINQ, encoded by the coding sequence ATGAAAAAAACAATCTTTTTAGGATTCATCGCTGTTGCCATGATGATAGGTGCCAGCTCGTGCAAGTCGAAAGAAAGCGCATACAAGGCTGCATATATGAAAGCACAAGAGAAAGAGGCCGTCGAAGAAGTCCCGGTCGAGAATGAAGTCGTTACGACACAAGCCCCGGTAAAAGAGCGGGTGAGCAACGAACGCATATCGGTCGTCGATGACGACGCCAATATGCTGAAACTGTATAACGTCGTCGTGGGCAGTTTTTCGGTACGGACCAATGCCTCGTCACTGAAAGAGCGCCTCAAAGAAGACGGTTATGGTGCTTTCCTGGCACGCAACAATCAAATGATGTACCGCGTGATTGCCGGCAGCTTCGATACCCGGAAAGAGGCCGAAGAGCTGCGCGATGCCATCAAGCTGAAATATTCGCCCGAGTTCAACGACGCCTGGCTGCTCATCAACCAATAG
- a CDS encoding DUF5110 domain-containing protein — translation MKHTLLFTLLFMFVLTSGATSYKKISNGVVVTLPARNDTTARLLRLQVVDESIIRVTAVPGRKLPKDKSLVVLPEAFTKTPFSLSEHEGTLTLSTREVRASVDLTTGEVSFADTTGAVRLRERCGGGKTFSPITVDGVSAYSYRQQFESPADEAFYGLGQHQSDEFNYKGKNESLFQYNTKVSVPFILSNKNYGLLFDTYSLCKWGDSREYAQLGDLFDLYDADGKYGALTALYRPDAMNKKVQPLTRRESRIYYEDQKTILDLPQDFPLNGARVLYTGEIAARETGDYRFLLYYAGYVKIYIDGELLVPERWRTAWNPNSYKFTTRLTAGERVPIRIEWAPDGGVSYLGLRALSPVDPTEQNRLSWYSEMSEALDYYYMAGNNADEVIAAYRRLTGKAQVMPRWAMGFWQSRERYKTQKEILAALDEFRRREIPIDNIVLDWSYWPEDAWGSHEFDAARFPEPRAMVDSIHAQHARMMISVWPKFYMTTEHYKEFDRHGWIYQQAIKDSIRDWIGPGYIGSFYDAYSPGARKLFWRQMQEHLYPLGIDAWWMDASEPNVRDCTDMDYRKALCGPTSLGPSTQYFNAYALMNADAIYNGQRAVEPDRRVFLLTRSGFAGLQRYSTATWSGDIATRWEDMKAQISAGLNFSISGIPYWSMDIGGFCVEKRYEAGFKYFNKTGRENADLKEWRELNARWFQFGAFVPIFRSHGQYPYREIYNIAPEGHEAYRTIAYYTRLRYALMPYIYTLAGMTWHDDYTIMRPLVMDFPSDTAVWNVGDQYMFGPAFMVCPVYTYGARSREVTFPAGTGWYDFYSGAHIVGGQRYAVSAPYAQMPLFVREGSIVPFGREMQYSDQYPADTLTLYLYTGRDARFTLYEDENTNYNYEKGAYLQIPFSYDEASGVLTVGAQQGAYAGMPLRRTLHVVVVKPDAPAAYDPNRTPDYTVDYSGQKIELKLK, via the coding sequence ATGAAACACACGCTCTTATTTACGTTGCTTTTTATGTTTGTCCTCACGTCGGGAGCAACCTCGTATAAAAAAATATCCAACGGTGTCGTAGTGACCCTTCCTGCCCGGAACGACACGACGGCTCGTCTCCTGCGCCTGCAAGTTGTCGATGAGAGCATCATTCGGGTGACCGCGGTTCCCGGTCGCAAATTACCCAAAGACAAAAGTTTGGTCGTTCTGCCCGAGGCTTTTACCAAAACCCCTTTCTCACTCTCCGAGCACGAAGGCACCCTTACTTTGTCGACCCGCGAGGTACGGGCTTCGGTCGACCTGACAACCGGTGAGGTCTCTTTTGCCGATACCACGGGCGCCGTTCGCCTGCGTGAGCGTTGCGGTGGCGGCAAGACATTCTCGCCCATCACGGTCGACGGCGTATCGGCATACAGCTATCGCCAGCAGTTCGAGTCTCCGGCCGATGAGGCGTTTTATGGATTGGGACAGCACCAGTCCGATGAGTTCAACTACAAGGGCAAGAACGAGTCTCTCTTCCAGTACAACACCAAAGTGTCGGTACCGTTCATTCTCTCCAACAAGAACTACGGGCTCCTGTTCGACACCTATTCCCTCTGCAAGTGGGGCGACAGTCGCGAATATGCCCAGCTGGGAGACCTTTTCGACCTCTACGATGCCGATGGAAAATACGGCGCGCTGACGGCACTCTATCGTCCCGATGCCATGAACAAAAAGGTGCAGCCGTTGACTCGCCGCGAGAGTCGCATATATTATGAAGACCAGAAAACCATTCTCGATTTGCCGCAGGATTTCCCGCTCAACGGCGCTCGTGTCCTCTATACGGGGGAGATAGCCGCCCGCGAGACGGGCGATTATCGCTTTTTGCTCTATTATGCCGGATATGTAAAAATCTATATCGATGGTGAATTGCTCGTGCCCGAACGTTGGCGCACGGCATGGAATCCCAACAGCTATAAGTTCACGACCCGCCTCACGGCCGGCGAGCGTGTGCCCATACGCATCGAGTGGGCTCCCGATGGAGGCGTTTCCTACCTCGGCTTGCGGGCGTTGAGCCCTGTCGACCCGACCGAGCAGAACCGGCTCTCGTGGTATAGCGAAATGAGCGAGGCCCTCGATTATTATTACATGGCCGGCAACAATGCCGATGAGGTGATTGCCGCATACCGCCGCCTTACCGGCAAGGCACAGGTCATGCCGCGGTGGGCGATGGGTTTCTGGCAGAGCCGCGAACGGTATAAGACGCAGAAGGAAATATTGGCCGCGCTCGACGAGTTCCGCCGCCGGGAGATACCCATCGACAATATCGTCCTCGATTGGAGCTATTGGCCCGAAGATGCCTGGGGCAGCCACGAATTTGATGCCGCCCGCTTCCCCGAGCCGCGCGCCATGGTCGATTCGATACATGCACAGCATGCCCGCATGATGATTTCGGTGTGGCCCAAATTCTATATGACCACCGAGCATTACAAGGAGTTCGACCGTCACGGCTGGATATACCAACAGGCCATCAAAGACAGTATCCGCGACTGGATAGGCCCCGGTTACATCGGCTCTTTCTACGATGCCTACTCGCCCGGTGCCCGCAAACTGTTTTGGCGACAGATGCAGGAGCACCTCTATCCGTTGGGCATCGATGCCTGGTGGATGGACGCCAGTGAACCCAACGTGCGCGACTGCACCGATATGGACTATCGCAAAGCGCTTTGCGGCCCCACCTCCCTGGGCCCTTCGACCCAGTATTTCAACGCCTACGCCCTGATGAATGCCGATGCCATTTACAACGGCCAGCGTGCGGTCGAGCCCGACCGTCGCGTCTTCTTGTTGACCCGTTCGGGGTTTGCCGGCTTGCAACGCTACTCGACCGCCACTTGGAGCGGAGACATTGCCACCCGTTGGGAAGACATGAAGGCTCAGATTTCGGCCGGTCTCAATTTCTCCATCAGCGGCATTCCCTATTGGTCGATGGATATTGGCGGTTTCTGTGTCGAAAAACGCTATGAGGCGGGATTCAAGTATTTCAACAAGACCGGCCGGGAAAATGCCGACCTCAAAGAGTGGCGCGAGTTGAATGCCCGCTGGTTCCAGTTCGGCGCATTTGTCCCCATCTTCCGTTCGCACGGGCAGTATCCCTATCGCGAAATCTACAACATCGCCCCCGAAGGCCATGAGGCTTACCGCACGATTGCCTATTATACCCGCCTGCGTTATGCCCTCATGCCCTACATCTACACGTTGGCCGGCATGACCTGGCACGACGACTACACCATTATGCGCCCCTTGGTGATGGACTTCCCCTCTGATACGGCGGTGTGGAACGTCGGCGACCAATATATGTTCGGGCCGGCCTTCATGGTTTGCCCCGTCTACACCTACGGAGCCCGTTCGCGCGAAGTGACATTTCCCGCCGGTACCGGGTGGTACGACTTTTATTCGGGTGCACATATCGTCGGCGGTCAGCGTTATGCCGTCTCGGCACCCTATGCCCAAATGCCGCTCTTTGTGCGCGAAGGTTCGATTGTGCCCTTCGGTCGGGAAATGCAGTATAGCGACCAGTATCCGGCCGATACGCTCACGCTTTACCTCTATACCGGCCGTGATGCCCGCTTCACGCTTTACGAAGACGAGAATACCAATTATAACTACGAGAAGGGAGCCTACTTGCAAATACCCTTCTCCTATGATGAGGCTTCGGGTGTGCTGACCGTCGGAGCGCAACAGGGTGCCTATGCGGGAATGCCTCTGCGCCGCACGTTGCATGTGGTGGTCGTTAAGCCCGATGCGCCGGCGGCTTATGACCCCAATCGCACGCCCGATTACACGGTCGACTATTCCGGACAAAAAATCGAGTTGAAATTGAAATAA
- a CDS encoding glycoside hydrolase family 3 C-terminal domain-containing protein, which translates to MKKLFLFTLSLFSAVAVAQNRQPLYLDESQPIEVRVQDALSRMTLEEKVKLCTAQSKFSSHGVPRLGIPEIWMSDGPHGVREEIQWDSWGNAGFTNDSCTAFPALTCLAATWNPEMSALYGKNIGEEARYREKDILLGPGCNIYRTPLNGRNFEYLGEDPCLASVMVVPYVQELQKNGVAACVKHFALNNQEKWRGHIDVELSDRALYEIYLPAFKAAVQEGGAWSIMGSYNKVRGEHACHNDLLLNRILKGEWAFDGCVVTDWGGAHDTREAVFNGLDIEMGTYTDGLTSGRNFAYDNYYLARNYLAGLQSGAYPVSTVDDKAARILRLIFRTAMNRNRPWGSFASEAHFDAARQIGTEGIVLLKNDPVKRQQPALLPIDPSRYEKILVVGDNATRRLTEGGGSSELKVKHEISPLQGLAERYGDKIVYTQGYAAGRPRYGKVDKPRVDTDSLYRKAVELAADADLVIFVGGLNKNHEQDCEAGDRVQYSLPFGQDRLIPELAKVNPNLVLVLISGNAVEMKWVDEIPAIVQAWYLGSEAGHALADVLSGTVNPSGKLPISFPVKLTDNGAHSFDALCYPGDSLHVVYKEDILVGYRWHDTKKIPALFSFGHGLSYTTFTYGKAALSSTDMTADGSITVTVPVKNTGSLPGKEVVQLYVGDNKSSLPRPQKELKAFDKIALNPGEEKTVTFTITADDLKYFDDARHEWVAEPGKFTLYIGSSSTDIRTKGSFTLK; encoded by the coding sequence ATGAAAAAACTGTTTCTTTTCACCCTTTCGTTGTTCTCGGCGGTGGCGGTGGCTCAGAACCGGCAGCCGCTCTATCTCGACGAAAGCCAACCCATCGAAGTGCGTGTGCAAGACGCCTTGTCGCGCATGACCCTCGAAGAGAAAGTCAAGTTGTGCACGGCACAAAGTAAATTCAGTTCGCACGGTGTGCCCCGACTCGGCATTCCCGAGATATGGATGAGCGACGGCCCCCACGGGGTGCGCGAAGAGATACAGTGGGACAGTTGGGGAAATGCCGGCTTTACCAATGACTCCTGCACGGCCTTCCCGGCCTTGACCTGCCTGGCTGCCACTTGGAACCCCGAGATGTCGGCTCTTTATGGCAAGAACATCGGCGAAGAGGCCCGTTATCGCGAGAAAGACATTCTCTTGGGACCCGGCTGCAACATCTACCGCACTCCGCTCAACGGCCGCAACTTCGAATATTTGGGCGAAGACCCCTGTTTGGCCTCGGTGATGGTTGTGCCTTATGTGCAGGAGTTGCAGAAAAACGGCGTGGCGGCTTGTGTGAAGCACTTTGCCCTCAACAACCAGGAGAAATGGCGCGGTCACATCGATGTGGAACTGAGCGACAGGGCTTTGTATGAAATATATCTGCCGGCCTTCAAGGCCGCCGTGCAGGAAGGTGGTGCATGGAGCATCATGGGCTCATACAACAAAGTGCGTGGTGAGCATGCCTGCCACAACGACTTGCTGCTCAATCGCATACTCAAAGGCGAATGGGCCTTCGACGGTTGTGTCGTGACCGACTGGGGCGGAGCCCACGATACCCGCGAGGCGGTTTTCAACGGCCTCGACATCGAGATGGGAACCTATACCGACGGTCTCACCTCGGGTCGCAATTTTGCCTACGACAATTATTATTTGGCACGCAACTATTTGGCAGGCTTGCAATCGGGTGCCTATCCGGTTTCGACGGTCGATGACAAGGCCGCCCGCATCTTGCGTCTGATATTCCGCACGGCCATGAACCGCAATCGTCCGTGGGGCTCCTTTGCTTCCGAAGCCCATTTCGACGCGGCGCGTCAAATCGGTACCGAAGGAATCGTGCTTCTGAAAAACGACCCGGTGAAGCGGCAACAGCCGGCACTTCTTCCCATTGACCCTTCGCGGTATGAAAAGATTTTGGTGGTTGGTGACAACGCCACACGCCGGCTCACCGAGGGCGGCGGCTCGTCGGAGTTGAAAGTGAAACACGAAATTTCGCCCCTGCAAGGTCTTGCCGAACGCTATGGCGACAAGATTGTCTACACGCAGGGATATGCCGCCGGCCGTCCCCGCTATGGCAAGGTCGACAAGCCGCGTGTCGATACCGACTCGCTCTACCGCAAGGCTGTCGAGTTGGCTGCCGATGCCGATTTGGTGATTTTTGTCGGGGGTCTCAACAAAAACCACGAACAGGATTGTGAGGCCGGAGACCGGGTACAATATAGTTTGCCGTTCGGTCAGGACCGTCTCATTCCCGAACTGGCCAAGGTCAATCCCAACCTCGTGCTGGTGCTCATCAGCGGAAATGCCGTGGAGATGAAGTGGGTCGATGAGATTCCCGCCATCGTGCAAGCGTGGTATCTCGGCTCCGAAGCCGGCCATGCCCTTGCCGACGTGTTGAGCGGCACGGTGAATCCCAGCGGAAAACTCCCGATTTCGTTCCCGGTGAAGTTGACCGACAATGGGGCGCACTCTTTCGATGCCCTTTGTTACCCCGGCGATAGCCTGCATGTGGTTTACAAGGAGGATATTCTTGTCGGGTACCGCTGGCACGACACGAAAAAAATTCCGGCACTCTTCTCCTTCGGCCATGGATTGAGTTATACCACTTTTACATACGGCAAAGCCGCTCTCTCGTCGACAGACATGACGGCCGACGGCTCGATAACGGTTACCGTCCCGGTGAAGAATACCGGCAGTCTGCCCGGTAAAGAGGTGGTGCAACTCTATGTCGGTGATAACAAGTCGTCGTTGCCCCGTCCGCAAAAGGAGTTGAAAGCCTTCGACAAAATAGCCTTGAATCCCGGCGAGGAGAAAACCGTCACGTTCACGATTACGGCCGACGACCTCAAATATTTCGACGATGCCCGTCATGAATGGGTGGCCGAGCCCGGCAAATTCACCCTTTATATCGGTTCCTCATCGACCGATATACGCACCAAAGGGTCGTTTACGTTGAAATAA